One Tachysurus fulvidraco isolate hzauxx_2018 chromosome 2, HZAU_PFXX_2.0, whole genome shotgun sequence DNA segment encodes these proteins:
- the axdnd1 gene encoding axonemal dynein light chain domain-containing protein 1 isoform X4, whose product MPDRATISLQDGQKDTNSTETLIPEEYHIITNKGVKALQCYDDKYTVLLEDEKKGLKIFPSMRPSGRLEAAQLMRVMDDMLEKAGANQEFEGVKGLSQLQGLLELVRVEQNIYNIVFHELIRQVSVECRERGQLLAKLRHRYVTLLDRIPRQLISLHTETLAQRTLDRRLTEEIVCFKHSITQLNEELNQLCDHDEHVFKQAEKAQEDLAKALKQSQLDSDLVGEYHSLYELQRQRLEGQVAVLTEEKDLWSKATYSIALKVIKLNNLQLINRLHVSEQAWSKTAEHFTNVLTAKDSENLNRIMQLTDQWKEQLTSFMENLRETEKKQYESIRSIQIGLVRWHKFCENNVRSPDVKFEKTSVEVLCNDLKQWSMVLSMLCERYGGADLLSGQETIQTLEQLQDSWVEVCMQLFRRHPALDKEAPNGQAAMRELSHAITELYTQLGIRIDGESGIHQQLITLAGVIGSWANRLKSLIGQLDLVHHSEWLKLEKALGSCINMCEEALVNVNNTQAESEKIKQKPHSKIEINDVLNMLREFVSSQNNFYDYTNLTLCEEVNSLHALQTRWMVDLLLLMVPDQCDGQEPHSPPSPELNVFKDVYFQKLKEDARNLAQKLNYFSKYITSSCQAIVEEMMQKNMTQDDAENEIYQLSKLQRECAEWVDICQILLCELMGRHLELPLPDEAVPKFITDLSLSVERVHSPVDVYATQVRPAEVNEDERAAVTAGERPFISQKMNQQVEEREEDVVENEKRSLVMKLIGHDGQIIEQTLGEEPLDITGTSHPVVRPCSEKAQQAFSALCTLELLQQELLAVEARAISAEERALKAEEALQIALERIHDLERQLPQRASLETKASNSVSPVANKEAILELKEVSQQPIPSPKQTKSSKKH is encoded by the exons ATGCCTGACAGGGCCACCATTTCTTTGCAAGATGGTCAAAAG GATACAAATTCTACAGAGACGTTAATCCCAGAGGAATACcatataataacaaataaaggaGTGAAAGCACTGCAGTGTTATGATGA cAAATATACAGTTCTGCTAGAGGATGAGAAAAAAGGACTTAAAATCTTTCCATCAAT GAGGCCGAGTGGGCGCTTGGAGGCAGCTCAGCTGATGAGGGTAATGGATGATATGCTGGAAAAGGCAGGTGCTAATCAAGAGTTTGAGGGGGTCAAAGGCCTGTCACAG CTACAGGGTTTGCTGGAGTTGGTGCGGGTGGAGCAGAACATCTACAACATCGTGTTTCATGAGTTAATCCGGCAGGTGAGCGTGGAGTGTAGAGAGAGGGGCCAGCTACTAGCTAAACTCAG GCACAGGTATGTGACACTGTTAGACCGAATCCCACGTCAGCTCATAAGTCTGCATACAGAGACTCTGGCACAGAGAACTCTGGACCGCCGGCTGACTGAAGAGATCGTCTGCTTCAAGCACTCTATTACACAACTCAATGA AGAGCTAAATCAGCTGTGTGATCATGATGAGCATGTATTCAAGCAGGCTGAAAAGGCCCAGGAGGATTTGGCTAAAGCACTGAAGCAATCACAGCTTGACTCTGA CCTTGTTGGGGAGTATCACAGTCTGTATGAACTGCAGAGGCAGAGGCTGGAGGGGCAAGTGGCTGTACTGACTGAAGAGAAGGACTTATGGAGCAAGGCCACATACAGCATTGCTCTCAAG gttattaaattaaacaacCTGCAGCTGATCAACAGACTTCATGTCAGTGAGCAAGCATGGAGCAAAACAGCAGAGCATTTCACTAATGTCCTGACAGCAAAG GACTCTGAGAACCTGAATCGCATCATGCAGCTAACAGACCAGTGGAAAGAGCAGCTGACCAGTTTCATGGAGAACCTCAGAGAGactgaaaaaaaacagtatgaGAGTATCAGGTCCATCCAGATTGGCCTTGTCAGGTGGCACAAGTTTTGTGAGAATAACGTGAG GAGCCCTGATGTAAAATTTGAAAAAACGTCGGTGGAGGTGTTGTGTAATGACTTGAAGCAGTGGTCGATG GTGTTGAGCATGCTGTGTGAGCGGTATGGAGGAGCAGACCTTCTCTCTGGTCAAGAGACAATTCAGACACTAGAGCAGCTGCAGGATTCGTGGGTGGAGGTGTGTATGCAGCTGTTCAGGAGACATCCAGCATTAGATAAAGAGGCTCCTAATGGTCAGGCAGCCATGAGAGAACTGAGCCACGCTATCACTGAGCTGTACACACAGCTGGGTATTCGAATCGATGGAGAGAGCG GAATTCATCAACAGTTGATTACTCTGGCTGGAGTAATTGGTTCCTGGGCTAATAGACTGAAGAGTCTTATTGGACAGTTAGACCTGGTACATCACTCTGAATGGTTGAAGCTAGAGAAGGCCCTAGGAAGCTGTATAAATATGTGTGAAGAGGCCCTGGTAAACGTGAACAACACCCAGGCAGAGAGTGAGAAGATAAAGCAGAAGCCTCATTCCAA GATTGAAATCAATGATGTACTGAACATGCTGAGGGAGTTTGTCTCATCTCAAAACAACTTTTATGACTACACAAACCTGACACTTTGTGAGGAG GTCAACTCTTTGCATGCTCTGCAAACTCGCTGGATGGTGGATCTTCTGCTACTTATGGTGCCAGACCAGTGTGATGGCCAAGAGCCCCATTCTCCACCAAGCCCAGAATTAAATGTCTTTAAGGATGTGTATTTTCAGAAGCTAAAGGAAGATGCCAGGAATCTTGCACAGAAACTCAACTATTTCTCCAAATATATTACAAG TTCTTGCCAGGCTATCGTAGAGGAGATGATGCAAAAGAATATGACTCAGGATGATGCAGAAAATGAAATTTACCAACTCAGCAAACTTCAG AGGGAGTGTGCCGAGTGGGTGGACATCTGTCAGATCCTGCTGTGTGAGTTGATGGGACGCCATTTGGAGCTGCCACTGCCTGACGAAGCTGTTCCCAAGTTCATCACTGACCTCTCCTTATCTGTGGAGAGGGTACACTCTCCA GTTGATGTATATGCTACTCAAGTGAGGCCAGCAGAAGTCAATGAAGATGAGAGGGCAGCTGTAACAGCAGGAGAAAGACCTTTCATTTCCCAAAAAATGAATCAGCAG GTGGAGGAAAGGGAAGAGGATGTCGttgagaatgaaaaaagaagcTTAGTCATGAAGCTTATAGGCCATGATGGCCAAATTATTGAACAGACATTGGGAGAAGAACCATTGGACATCACTGGG ACCAGTCATCCTGTTGTACGACCATGCTCTGAGAAAGCACAGCAGGCTTTTAGTGCACTGTGTACTTTGGAGCTTCTTCAGCAGGAGCTACT agctgtGGAGGCTCGTGCTATCAGTGCTGAAGAGAGGGCTCTAAAGGCAGAGGAAGCCCTCCAGATAGCTTTGGAGAGGATCCATGATTTAGAGAGACAACTACCACAAAGAGCCAGTCTAGAAACCAAAG CAAGTAATTCTGTTTCACCAGTTGCTAACAAGGAGGCCATTCTTGAACTGAAAGAAGTGAGTCAGCAGCCCATACCAAGCCCCAAACAAACTAAAAGCAGCAagaaacactaa